One Bacillota bacterium genomic region harbors:
- the miaB gene encoding tRNA (N6-isopentenyl adenosine(37)-C2)-methylthiotransferase MiaB, whose amino-acid sequence MRKYFICTLGCQMNEHDSEVIAGILEGRGYIAADALEEADVIIFNTCCVRENPERKVYGRIADLKRLKRANPDLIIGVCGCMVQQEGEPQRIAEKLPHVDLVFGTMNIHRLPELLDRVEAGRKAVEVWGGEGGIVERLPIRRADAVSAWVTIMYGCDNYCSYCIVPYVRGRERSRRFEDIVREVRGLGNSGFREVVLLGQNVNSYGRDLADGHDFADLLNALDGTPGIYRIRYTTSHPRDFSQKLIDTIAAARTVCEHFHLPLQAGSDKVLARMNRGYTQAHYLDLVRRIREAVPGASITTDLIVGFPGETEEDFLETLKVVREVRFDSAFTFVFSPRRGTAAARMADQVPENVKSERIQRLIAVQEAITAEINEGLRGRVVEILVEGESKTNPSMLAGRTRTNKLVVFPRDDRVRRGDLVKVKITKPQAWTQMGEVVEV is encoded by the coding sequence ATGCGGAAGTATTTCATATGCACTCTCGGGTGCCAGATGAACGAGCACGATTCCGAGGTGATCGCGGGAATTCTGGAGGGGCGCGGATACATCGCCGCCGACGCACTCGAGGAAGCCGACGTGATCATCTTCAACACGTGCTGCGTCCGCGAGAACCCCGAACGGAAGGTGTACGGCCGGATCGCCGACCTCAAGAGGCTGAAACGGGCGAACCCCGATCTCATCATCGGCGTCTGCGGGTGCATGGTGCAGCAGGAGGGCGAACCTCAACGCATCGCCGAGAAACTGCCCCACGTGGACCTCGTGTTCGGCACCATGAACATCCATCGTCTGCCGGAGCTCCTCGACAGGGTTGAAGCGGGCCGCAAGGCGGTAGAGGTCTGGGGCGGGGAAGGCGGCATCGTGGAGCGTCTTCCCATACGCCGGGCGGACGCGGTCTCTGCGTGGGTGACGATCATGTACGGCTGCGACAACTACTGCTCGTACTGCATCGTGCCGTACGTGCGAGGCCGGGAGAGAAGCCGGAGATTCGAGGACATAGTCAGGGAGGTCAGGGGCCTGGGAAACTCCGGCTTCCGTGAAGTGGTTCTCCTCGGGCAGAACGTCAACTCGTACGGACGGGACCTCGCGGACGGTCACGACTTCGCGGATCTCCTGAACGCTCTCGATGGAACGCCCGGCATATACAGGATCCGTTATACCACCAGCCACCCGAGGGACTTCTCTCAGAAGCTCATCGACACAATCGCCGCCGCGCGGACGGTCTGCGAGCACTTCCACCTGCCTCTTCAGGCCGGCTCAGACAAGGTGCTCGCGCGCATGAATCGTGGGTACACGCAAGCTCACTATCTCGATCTCGTGCGCAGGATCCGCGAAGCGGTCCCGGGCGCGTCCATTACCACGGATCTCATCGTGGGCTTCCCGGGCGAAACCGAGGAAGACTTCCTCGAGACTCTGAAGGTAGTCCGGGAGGTCAGGTTCGACTCCGCCTTCACCTTCGTCTTCTCTCCGCGTCGCGGCACAGCGGCTGCCCGAATGGCCGACCAGGTGCCCGAGAACGTGAAGAGCGAGAGGATACAACGGCTCATCGCGGTACAGGAGGCCATCACCGCAGAGATCAACGAAGGTCTTCGGGGCAGAGTCGTCGAGATCCTCGTCGAGGGGGAAAGCAAGACGAACCCGTCCATGCTCGCGGGGCGGACGCGCACGAACAAGCTCGTGGTGTTCCCTCGGGACGATCGCGTCCGCAGAGGCGACCTCGTCAAGGTGAAGATCACCAAGCCCCAGGCCTGGACGCAAATGGGAGAGGTGGTGGAGGTTTGA
- a CDS encoding polysaccharide biosynthesis protein: MKPESFLKGTAILVAAAVVTKIFGALFTIPLARLIGAEGVGLLHMASPVFTLALVLCMSGLPVATSKLVAERLAKNDRDGARQVLLVCLAFVIPVGGILAAALREGADLLSATLIGDPRAYLPMRFLSPILLVSPVAGVLRGYFQGHRTMVPTAVSQVAEQVVRVVAGLGLAYALLPRGVHWAAGGAAAGGVAGAVVGLCMLAAFYCESAKEGAGSRFGRASSRMRRAPRRSSRLARKPRPLATSWATLRQLLSLAGPTTLAALVIPLLDTINALIVPARLQQAGFAVTEATRLYGHLAVMAVGLVALPGVVTAAVATNLVPQVAAADAGGEARRARRLARQAVRSAVVLGLPAAAGLGVLPTQICSLLFNDPAGGVPLSAMAFASVFFCLQQTTAGVLNGFGKVLVPARNGLVGAVLAGGVNYVLTAVPGIGIRGAAFGTGLAFLVAGALNTVAVARATGEGIRLLSSGWRVVAGCAAMVPAVKIVYRLLLGYTYRNSVATVAAIAVGASLYGFILLVLGEIAQREVAAIPLIGRPLAHALRSSGILRR, encoded by the coding sequence ATGAAGCCCGAGTCCTTTCTCAAGGGGACCGCGATCCTCGTGGCCGCCGCGGTCGTTACCAAGATCTTCGGCGCGCTCTTCACCATACCCCTCGCCCGGCTCATCGGAGCCGAGGGGGTTGGCTTGCTCCACATGGCGTCGCCTGTGTTCACGCTGGCGCTCGTGCTGTGTATGTCGGGTCTCCCGGTCGCTACTTCGAAGCTCGTGGCGGAACGCCTTGCGAAGAACGACCGCGATGGCGCAAGACAAGTCCTCCTAGTATGCCTTGCTTTCGTCATACCCGTCGGGGGCATCCTGGCCGCTGCGCTGCGCGAGGGGGCGGATCTCCTCAGCGCAACGCTGATCGGAGACCCAAGGGCATACTTGCCGATGCGGTTCCTTTCCCCAATCCTACTGGTCAGCCCGGTGGCCGGCGTGCTTCGAGGGTATTTTCAGGGCCACCGAACCATGGTGCCCACGGCAGTGTCACAGGTGGCGGAGCAGGTTGTTAGGGTCGTGGCGGGCCTCGGGCTTGCATACGCGCTTCTTCCTAGAGGCGTCCACTGGGCAGCCGGGGGAGCAGCCGCAGGCGGCGTGGCCGGGGCCGTGGTCGGCCTCTGCATGTTGGCCGCCTTCTATTGCGAGTCGGCGAAGGAGGGCGCGGGTTCGCGGTTTGGGAGGGCGTCGTCACGGATGCGAAGGGCTCCGCGGCGAAGCTCGAGGCTAGCGCGCAAGCCGCGTCCCCTCGCCACCTCATGGGCGACCCTTCGGCAGCTCTTGTCGCTTGCCGGACCCACGACTCTCGCAGCGCTCGTCATCCCTCTCCTCGACACGATCAACGCTTTGATAGTGCCGGCCCGCCTCCAGCAAGCCGGATTCGCGGTGACAGAAGCAACGAGGCTATACGGACACCTTGCGGTCATGGCCGTCGGACTCGTCGCCCTTCCCGGAGTGGTCACTGCCGCGGTGGCCACAAACTTGGTGCCGCAAGTGGCGGCGGCGGACGCGGGCGGCGAGGCGCGGCGCGCGAGGCGCTTGGCTAGACAGGCGGTGAGGAGCGCGGTCGTGTTGGGCCTCCCGGCTGCCGCAGGTCTTGGCGTGCTTCCTACTCAGATTTGCTCTCTGCTCTTCAACGATCCGGCGGGTGGGGTGCCCCTGTCCGCCATGGCGTTCGCGTCGGTCTTCTTCTGTCTGCAACAGACCACCGCGGGCGTCCTCAACGGTTTCGGCAAGGTGCTGGTGCCTGCGAGAAACGGGCTTGTGGGCGCGGTCTTGGCGGGAGGCGTGAACTACGTCCTCACGGCGGTTCCCGGGATCGGTATCAGGGGCGCGGCCTTCGGGACGGGTCTGGCGTTCCTTGTCGCGGGCGCGCTGAACACGGTCGCGGTGGCCCGAGCCACGGGAGAGGGGATACGCTTGCTGAGCTCAGGATGGCGCGTGGTCGCGGGTTGCGCGGCTATGGTCCCGGCCGTGAAGATCGTATACCGGCTTCTACTCGGGTATACTTACAGAAACTCCGTCGCGACAGTCGCGGCGATCGCCGTGGGCGCCTCTCTCTACGGGTTCATCCTCCTCGTCCTGGGCGAGATCGCGCAGCGGGAGGTCGCCGCCATCCCGCTCATAGGACGTCCGCTCGCTCACGCCCTTCGTAGCTCAGGCATCCTACGCAGGTAG